Sequence from the Nitrosospira multiformis genome:
CCAAAAGCAAGTAACCTGAAATCAGACCCAAATCGTCTATTCCACCGCCCTTCACTTCCCCTTCTCTACCGCATTTGAACCTAAATCCGGTAGTTAACCGCTCATTCATGAGTTTAGCTCTATGATTCATAAAGATTTCCTGTGTTATGTGAGGCCCACCTTTCGGGTGAGTTTGCGACAGCAGCCCCGCCGGATTCAGGTTGATAATAACCGGCTGTGCCTTCCGATCGCCCGTGCGGGCATCAATCTGCATTGAGATGTGTTGATTCTGATTTGTTGCAGTATCCTATCATACGCACTACACTGGCTTAATCCTGAACCCGACGGCTGATCGCTCATTTGTCACCTATTTTCCACCCCTATGCCATGATCCAAAATCCGCCGGCCGACCGCTTATTTTATAGTTTAGCGCTATGATCCACAAAGACTTTTTGCATCGATTACTCTTTACCTTTTTGGTAAGTTCGCCACAACTGCCGGATTTAGATTGACAGGATAAGAGCCCATGCCCCACACGTTAAAAGAACAGGAAATTTCCATGCTGCGCGCCGAAATCGAAATGCTGGTAAACGAGCGTCAGAGTCTGCTCAAAACTACCGGTGCGGCGGCGGTATTTATCGCCAATCTGGACAGTGACGCGTTGCCGGAAGGTACGTATGAAGCAGCAGAGATGTTGTCCAACTGTCTGAATGATCTTCCCGAGGAAACCTTACGGGATGCGCTGGAAAAGGTAAGGGCGGAATTGGCCACTGGTGAATGAGTTAATACACCTGCCATCTTCTCCTAAGGTCGGCCTTATTTTGACCGGAGGCGGCGCTCGCGCCGCCTATCAGGTTGGGGTATTGCAAGCCATCGCCGCCATGTTACCGGAAAAAACGCGCAATCCCTTTCCTGTAATTTGCGGAACCTCCGCTGGCGCGGTAAATGCCGCCAGCCTTGCCCTTTCTGCGCGAAATTTTCATGAAGGCGTGCGCCTGCTATCGGCAGTATGGGAGAACGCTCATGTCAGTCAGGCTTATCGCTCCGATCCCATCGGCGTTTTTGGAAACGTTGCACGCTTGCTGTCTTCCCTGCTGTTCAGCGGACTGGCAAAGCGCACCCCAGTCTCAATGCTGGACAGTTCGCCACTCTCTCAACTGCTGGAACGGAGTTTGCCGCTTCGTGGCATTCAACGGAGTATCGAGACGGGCGCTTTGCACGCCCTGGGCATTACCGCCTGGGGCTATACTTCTAGCCAGTCGGTTACGTTTTATCAGGGTGCGGAAAACATAGCCCCCTGGAAACGAGAACGCCGTATCGGTATTGCGGCGCATATCGGCGTCGAGCACCTGATGGCGTCTTCCGCGATCCCGGTTCTTTTTCCAGCAATCAGAGTCAATCGGGAATATTTTGGCGATGGCTCCATGCGCCAGCTTGCACCCATCAGCCCGGCGCTGCATCTCGGCGCGGAACGCGTGCTGGTGATAGGTGTGCGCAAGACCGCCGAGGCGCAGCCTGAACGCGTTACCGTAGACAGTTATCCGACATTGGCGCAGATCGGAGGCCACATTATGGGCAGCATTTTTCTCGATAGCCTGGACCTGGATCTGGAGCGCTTGCAACGCATCAACAATACGCTCCGCATGATTCCGGACGAAAAGCTGAAAGATAACGGCATACCGCTGCGTCAAGTGAAATCGATGGTCATTTCTCCCAGCGTGGAAATCAATACGATTGCGGAACACCACGCCCATACTCTGCCCCGTACCATACGTCTTTTTTATCGCGCCATTGGAGCGCTGCGGCGCGATGGTTCATCGCTTCTGAGCTACGTTCTGTTTGAAGAGCCCTTCTGCCGCGCATTGATCGACCTGGGTTACCAGGACACGATGCCGCGCAGATCCCAGATTTTGCAATTTATCGGAGCTGAGGCAAGCGACCGGGTGGACGCTGGTATAATTCGTTAGCGATCCAGTCACGGCCAGTTCCCGGACGGACGCCAAACGTTCTTATCTGGCATTTCACGAACTCCCCATATTCTCAGGAATTATTTATGGATATCGCAAATCCGCAATTCTGGGTCGCGGTATTGCAAATTATCGCCATTGACATTGTGCTAGGTGGAGACAACGCGGTTGTTATTGCGCTCGCGTGCCGGCGGCTGCCAGAGAAGCAACGTAATCTGGGAATTTTCTGGGGAGTGTTCGGAGCCATCGCTCTGCGAGTCATTTTGATCTTCTTTGCCCTTTCGTTGCTGGCAATTCCGTTTCTGAAAATAATTGCCGCATTGCTGCTGATATGGATCGGTATCAAGCTGCTTCAGCCTGAACCGGATAGTAACGGACACCAGATTGACGCCAGTACCACGCTGCTGGGTGCAATCAAGACGATTATTATCGCCGACGCTGTAATGAGTCTCGACAACGTGATTGCCATTGCCGGTGCCGCCAAGGATAGTATTGGTCTGGTGATTTTCGGTTTGGTGGTGAGCGTACCCATTATTGTCTGGGGCAGCAAATTGGTGATGAAACTTATGGACCGTTTTCCCATCGTTATTGTTCTGGGCGCGGGCTTGCTCGGCTGGATTGCGGGAGATATGAGCGTTACCGACGCTGTCACTAAGGAGTGGGTAAATGCCAATGCGGCGTTTTTACGTTGGCTGGCTCCCGCCGGCGGCGTATTGCTGATAGTGGTTGTCGGCAAATGGCTTGCCGCGAGAACGCAGGCAAAAATGGCGCCTATTGTTGATCTGGCGAATGACGCAAATAAACCGTTATCCTGAATCCGGTAGCTGGGCGAACTCACCAGACTGCCGAGGGTGGGAGTCCAGTAGGAACGAAAACTCTTTGTAGATTGTGGCACCGAGCCAAAGAAAACAAGTAAAAAATGAACTAAAAAATGAGTTCGGTCAACTACCGGATTCGGGATTTTAGCCGCCGTGAATATAACTGCCGCATTAAGGGAGATACAATGCTGAAATTCCTGCTGCCAGTGGATGGCTCCGATACTTCCAACAAGGCGGTTGCCGAGTTCATTAAACTGCTCGATTGGTACAAGGAGGCACCGGAGATTCACCTGCTGAATGTGCAATTTCCACAGCACGGGAATGTAACCCTGTTTATCGATAAAGAGAGCATCAACTTGTATCATCAGGAAGAAGGTATGAAGGGGCTAAAAGCCGCACGTGACTTGCTGGGCCAGGCAGGCATTCCCTGCCAGTTTCACATCACGGTAGGCAGCCCGGAGGAAATGATCACACGCTATGCAAAAGAGATGGGGTTCGACCAAATAGTCATCGGACCGCGCGGACTCGGCGTGGTGAAAGGGTTACTGCTAGGTTCCGTAGCCAGCAAGGTGATGCAGCTTTCGACCGTACCCGTGCTGCTGATCAAATGAGAACGTAACCTGGATCCGGCACAACGGCTGGATTCGGGTTCAATACCGTGTCTTCAAGAATACGGATGTTAATCAAAAAGGAGTTTTATCAAGATGGAGCAGGATCAAAAAGGTTTAACTTTGATCGAAACAATGATGACGTTCGCCATTATCGGCATTCTGGCGACGATAGCTATTCCGCCAGCATATCAGCTTTATGAGGATTCCGTGGCGCGAGATCAGGTAACGGAAGCCTTCAGTCTCCTGCAAAGCGTGGAATCCCCCATTACCGGATTTTATTCCGATAAGGGAAGGTGGCCGACGAGGCCGGAGTTTGATAGCCTGGTGGCGACGCGGACAGGCCGATATGTCGCCAGTCTCACGTCTTTACCACTTGCTCCCGGTTTTCAGGTCACGGCAACGTTCAAGA
This genomic interval carries:
- a CDS encoding patatin-like phospholipase family protein; this translates as MNELIHLPSSPKVGLILTGGGARAAYQVGVLQAIAAMLPEKTRNPFPVICGTSAGAVNAASLALSARNFHEGVRLLSAVWENAHVSQAYRSDPIGVFGNVARLLSSLLFSGLAKRTPVSMLDSSPLSQLLERSLPLRGIQRSIETGALHALGITAWGYTSSQSVTFYQGAENIAPWKRERRIGIAAHIGVEHLMASSAIPVLFPAIRVNREYFGDGSMRQLAPISPALHLGAERVLVIGVRKTAEAQPERVTVDSYPTLAQIGGHIMGSIFLDSLDLDLERLQRINNTLRMIPDEKLKDNGIPLRQVKSMVISPSVEINTIAEHHAHTLPRTIRLFYRAIGALRRDGSSLLSYVLFEEPFCRALIDLGYQDTMPRRSQILQFIGAEASDRVDAGIIR
- a CDS encoding TerC family protein, translating into MDIANPQFWVAVLQIIAIDIVLGGDNAVVIALACRRLPEKQRNLGIFWGVFGAIALRVILIFFALSLLAIPFLKIIAALLLIWIGIKLLQPEPDSNGHQIDASTTLLGAIKTIIIADAVMSLDNVIAIAGAAKDSIGLVIFGLVVSVPIIVWGSKLVMKLMDRFPIVIVLGAGLLGWIAGDMSVTDAVTKEWVNANAAFLRWLAPAGGVLLIVVVGKWLAARTQAKMAPIVDLANDANKPLS
- a CDS encoding universal stress protein, which codes for MLKFLLPVDGSDTSNKAVAEFIKLLDWYKEAPEIHLLNVQFPQHGNVTLFIDKESINLYHQEEGMKGLKAARDLLGQAGIPCQFHITVGSPEEMITRYAKEMGFDQIVIGPRGLGVVKGLLLGSVASKVMQLSTVPVLLIK
- a CDS encoding pilin gives rise to the protein MEQDQKGLTLIETMMTFAIIGILATIAIPPAYQLYEDSVARDQVTEAFSLLQSVESPITGFYSDKGRWPTRPEFDSLVATRTGRYVASLTSLPLAPGFQVTATFKNNGVSAGLLNEGTGRTLVVATKDGVKWICNDNTDPTTGVPGLVAGNVLPQHRPSVCK